The nucleotide sequence gctcccctaaaaaaaaaaagctcatgattttagccctgctttcctcctcccttaaaaaagctcagcaactttgacctgaaccccgccaaaaggggtagatcactgccagtttttaactctgtgagtagatcgcagtctcttgggagttggccacccctgtgctaaAAGAAACAATTACAGTCCCTTTTACAGGAAGGTAGAACTGAGGCACCAATAGGAATAGTCAGTTTAAGTATGCAATATGCCTCACATTTCACTGGCTCCATCAATATTGCTATACCTTACAGCAGCAACAAATTAAGAAGTGGCTGGATATCTAGTCAATATGAGATGCAACTGAATGGTGATGGTAAACTCCTAACGTGTACCTTGAATGAAATTTTGGGAGACCACTGGGGACAtgccatttttaatttattttttattttaatatttattcgTTGTTTTTTCTCCCAAAAGGCGAACTCGAAGGCAACTTACAAAAGCCGAGCCATTTTTAATTTGCTTCTTTCCACCCCACAGGCACCATCAGAAACAAAATTCTAACTGTCATGCCCACTGACGAGCAGGAAGCCAAATGCTGCGAGTATAAAACGGCTGGAAAAAGCATTATCACTGTTGGGGGAACCAGTTCAATCTTGGGGGAAACGGCTTTATACCATGGGTGTGTATCTATATGCCAATATTAATTCTGATTTGACTCTTCCCACCCTTGTGCTAATGTAACCGGAATTGTACCGCTGAGACACAAGAGAGAAGTAGCGGCTGATAAAGGACGCACAGGTACAAAAAGTCTGAAGGTAAAAACAGCAGCCCCTTGATGGCTAAGGGGCGCAGAAAGTTGAGAGGGGGGGAATTGACAACTTAGTTAGTCAGGTGGCTGGAACGGGAGGACAGAATAACGCAGAGTAGAAGGAACCACCTCATTGTCTGCAAATGCTATTTTCCTCGAAAAATGAGGTGCCGGAaatcaccacaaacacctcccttgttctcttataatggcaatggcgcccatctgagagatggtggaactgagttcctgtgagttcccccacCGTTGTCTGGGAAGGTGACTTCCTAGCTCAAACTGGTAATATATTTTTCAGTGTCCCAGTGGACAGAAGAGAAAATTACGCATATAAATCAATggagaaaaatttaaaaatcaacgTAGCTAGGACTGAGCAGCGGTACGTTCACCCACTCCACCCCACAACAAAACCCCACACCATGCAGGGGaaagagatgggagttggaaaAATACTTGAAACAGGGGAACTGAGTATACCCCGTGGGCATGGATGGGGAGAGGGGTTACAATAAccaagggtgtgtgtttgtgtgaatggaGTCATgtagctggaaccctgaacagaatCACTCCTCATTGCAACATCTTGTATATGtatactattaaaaaaaatatgccgCACTTGTAAATGTATAAAATGATAAAGTGGAAGCTTGATATTATAAAATACTGAATTGTCAATCTGCCATCTCAAAAGTTCAATGTAAATTCAGCACCAGCTCATAGAacatgtatatttgtaaataattcAAAGATAAATTGTACAGTCACCAGTGTAAAATTGttcaaaatattttccattttatacTGTCTTATGTTTTATCTTGTATATATGACCTgcataaagtttttttaaaaggctttcagAACTCTTAATTTTATATCTATTGCTTTTTCAACTATGTTTAAAATAGTGTGCATTTTTACAGTATCGTGGATTAAACAGCATTTTACTGAGAATGCCATTCTTGTTTTGAGGAGTTAACTTTTCTAAACTtctgcagcattggatacaaatCCAGTTACTTAATTGTTTCCAAATGGAGAAAATAAACGAACAATTGGCACACCTCAGTTATGTAACACACCTGGACTTTATTGTTAGTTATCGAGTACTCCCAAATCCTAACTCCCCGTTGTCAAGGATGGTTGTTTCGATGTATGTcttaaaagaaactgaaaatcatggtgtcagggattgcccggctccttgcgaggaaagggagaggggaggccttactcgggaggagagccggggcaagggtattccttgggaggagcaaggggagagaggtcctcctctcgaggaggagagGGACAGGGGGACTGCTCAAggggaagggctggttggaggtcctgttCATGAGGAGGACAGGGAAAgaggtcctcctcgggaggaggactgggacgttacagggaaccccagccacttctgtcGACTGACTCCTCTCCCCTAGCGGTTcccctgagctctctccaagggagcaGGAGGTGCaggggcttggagactctgggcaaagacccagcaccgccagccagagaggatctgaggaagaactgccgcttccggcgccagcacagcattggggggtcaggaggcaccgcagacgtcgttttagggtgctgagactttggtgttggacgggaaaccggagaggggcacttccggattctgcaagtgactgagcggtcatgttttgaactagctctacactgtaaaatagtaatgcacaataaatagtcttagcaactgaaggctctgtcgttactcatgagcaacacttggggaAACCCTGACACATTGGTTCCTACTAAACTTTTAATATGGAGTAGGAGCAAAACCAGAAACACAATCCTATGAAAAGATTTACCAAAAAAAAGCCCAATGTGTaacaaattaccatatttttccatgtaaaagACTACGCCCCGCCCttaaaaataatgccaaaaattagggagcgtcttatacatggggccatctcctattttcttaaatctgagtcccccaaaatagagggtgtcttatacatgggggtgtcttatagacgtgAAAATACGGCATATTGGATTGTATGCTTTTAATGCCTTTATTCCACTGCATTAGCTATTATTCCACACTGCCTAAAATAGCTTCAAAACAGGCAGTAAATATGATAACAGCTTAATGTTGCTATCCCTGCAACATTTTTCTTCCTGGGGTGAGAAATTCCAAGAATGTAGAACTTAACCAAGTGTCGTTTCTTTTGTTAGATCACTGGGGTCTTACTGGGCATAGGTGGAGGCAGAGAGTAGCTCTCCTACAAACAGCCAAACCCACATAAAACCTTAAAGAACATAAGAGGCTGTTGGATTGGACCAATGGCCCATATTGTCCGGCATCCACTTTCATGGTAGCCTACCAGATGCATAAGGAGAGGtgaaaagcaggacctgagcacaacagcactctcccacctTGTGAGTCGCAGCAACATGCGTTCAGAGGCATACGGTTTCTGACGGTAGACATACAcatggatgttgttgtttagtcgtgtccgactctttgtgaccccatggaccagagcacgccaggcactcctgtcttccactgcctcccagtttggtcagactcatgttggtagctttgagaacactgtccaaccatcttgtcctctgttgtccccttctccttgtgccctccatctttcctaacatcagggtcttttccagggagtcttctcttctcatgaggtggccaaagtattggagcctcagcttcaggatctgtccttccagtgagcactgagggctgatttccttcagaatggataggtttgatcttgcagtacATGGGtatctcaagagtttcctccagcaccataattcaaaagcatcaaaattCAAAAGCTTTTGAATGCACATGGATAGTATCATCAGAAACAGTCCCCTGCAAAAGGCACTTTCCAGAGCTTGCAGAGTCCCAAACCCAGCTCTCTCTGCATCTTTCTATCCTTAAAAGCTACCTTGAGGAGTGATCCTGTATCAAGGGGCAATTGCCTAACAATCAGGTGCCATGGAAAAACACCATCCTGAATACCCTGGGCTATTAACTGACCAGGTATTGCCTTAAGCAGGACCAACCCACCTGCGGTCTGAAGTGATGCAGTGCCAAGGACCATACCATGTAAGATCATTCATTAAAATCACACCTCGTTTTTCCAGTTAAATCATTTCCAAGGTAATTTGCTGTATGAGCAACAAATAGCGCATTAAAAATAACTTCATCGAAACACATCAGCACAaaggtttaaaaaaagaatctgaaaGTGAGCAAGGATTTAAACAGAAAGGGAATAAGGGTTTAAACATCGTACCCATTTGCAAGCATCCCCTCCCCCACATTATTGTAATTGAGGGAAGGGCAAAGCATGCAATGGGGATGCAGATGTGTAATTTGAGTTAGGAATAGAACACACAACCGTCAAACACATGCAAGCCAAAAGcagatgtgcatttttgtaatctGAGCACCACTGGATTTGCTAGTTTGATCTGTTATTATTCGGATGAGAGTACTgcattttttcgtgtataagatgcccaCATGTatgacgacccctattttttaaacccaaaattatgAAATTAAGTTGttaagtgctttttggggggtggggaggtcacttccgccaatcggTCACCTGCGTGCCCACCACTGCCGGCCACTGCTGAATGCACACCTCGCCACAGCtgccaattgtctgcccgctcaccgccaccaacagcccacccggCCACTTGCCGCAGCTGCCAAACgcagccaccaatcgcctgcccaattgccgcagccaatcgccagcaagccttgccgcagccaccaatcacccacccaattgccgctgccaatctcctgctttctgctgccattaatcacacgccgcccccctctgcattcactatccacACACCATAAACaacaaagaatcttgtggcaTTTTAAAAGACTCATATACCTATTATACAATATGCATTTATGAACTAGAGACATCTTCTAGCCCGAGAcagcttgtgccataataaaaaCACTAGTCTTTTCAAGTGTCACAgcaatcttgctgctgctacagccAACCAACATGGCTACTCTATGGAAACTTGTGACAATATTATGGTGGACCCAACTACCTCTGAATCACGATGGATGATTAGAAAAGTGACAGATGCAGTAATGAAAGTTACCCAAAAATTAGCACTacagaacttcttcttcttcttcttcttcttcttcttcttcttcttcttcttcttcttcttcttcttcttcttcttcttcttctcattattattatttaaaaaaagaacaaccacCTGAAATTACTAATGGAAAAAGCAGGACACAGTATTGAAAATTTACAGCTCCTGTAAAAAACCTACACCCAAAAAACTGGAATAGGCAAGTATCATTATCTACACGCCAACCCGAATTTCAGATCTTCATCCAGCTGAGTAATGCAAACCACTGAAGTTGGAGTACATGGtatatggcaggcataggcaaactcggccctccagatgttttggtactacaactcccatcatccctagctaacaggaccagtggtcagggatgatgggaggagttgtcccaaaacatctggagggccgagtttgggaatgcctgtcCTAAGGCTTCAATCTTCATAATATGGCACTGGTGCATTAAGTTTGCCTATGCATGGTATATGGCAACTGAGCCCACAAGCTATTAAGAGGTCATTGGAAACATAAAGATGACAATCGCTTAACTGCAGTCAAGAAATCAAAAACAggttctctcccccttttccacCACAAACCCCACCCATTCATAAAAAGTTGGGTGCTGCAGTGAGCCAGCTGCAGTGAACAGACAAGGTTCTCTCCCGACAAGTTTGTTAAGCAGCTTCAAACGTAGCTAAAATCCCAATTAATCTTGAATCATGGGTGCTGGTACCCAACGGAGGCTGGTCCATGAGTGTGAATGGGGTAGTGCCCCCGCCACACCAGCCTGCCCTCAGCTACTCACTTTCTTACTTGGAATCAGTCAGCTTCCTCTTGCTTAGGCTTGgtgctgcccttgtagaattcagcagtgAGGAGCATggcctctgcctgccattggctctggctccacttagTGCTGGCTTCCTTGCCTTCAGTCCCAAAAGACACCACTGCTGGTGCCTAAGTAACAACTAATCGTTGTGAAGACGGTCAGGGGAATTTCGTAATAGGTGGGATGGGAGATCTCCTGATTTATAACACCGGTAGACAGATTGCCTGTTTTCTCTGTACATGCCCCAAGTAAATGTGTGAAGTGTGAAAGATCTCCAGTCAACCAGAATTCTTTGTATCATGAGCCGAAAGTCATTTACGGTGCAATCCTGTACTTCTATTCAGAAGTCGAAGGCATATTCCTagctgtgcacaggattgcagccatgcaGTACAATTCTaggcatgtttacacagaagtagcactcccttttttttaaatagaaaactccctccctccctaaaaaATGCATATAGCACCACAGCCTTACAGTGTGATGATGTTCCTCTTATCAACAGAACTACCTTCCAGTTCATAAGCACTGTTATTTATCCGCATAAACCTGCTTCCACGTTGCGTATTACACGGTGCTAAACGTATTTACCACATCAAATATAGCCAATCACAGTTAACAGTTGCCTCTATGATGCACACAGTGGAAAACACTAATTTTCTGAATGTGCAATTTACATTTCAGGCAGTATATGAAATACTCTGCATGTTAAAAGTTTAACATAGGAAGTGGTCCTTAGTTTATAAACCTTTCAACAATGTCCATAAGGGATATTCTCCATAAAGCAAAACCAATTTTTGATTTCCTTAACATGTAACAAGTGAATTTGTGATTCCAACACTAACATGACTTAAACATAAATTACCCATAAATGGCATTGGCACTATGTTTGAGTttgaaataaacagaaaaccttATGCTGCAAAGTCATTGCTGTAAGGTCAATTTCATTGCCTGAAAACTGAAGCACTAAAATAAAGGCATGTTTTGGAATATTTAACAAGTCTGAGGTTTTAAAGTGCAAATTTTTAAGACCGCCATGAAACTAAAAATGTCTGTTCTTGCTTAGCAAAAGATATTAACACAATGAAATGTCTGTTTTACCTATTTTTTTCTTCCTCACACTCTGAAAAGACTACAAATTTCCTACGTGAAAAATGCCATCATGCTTGCATGAAAAATAGTAACACCAAATTCATTAGTTCTTACTCCCCACTCCATCCCAACATTTAAAATTCATGcaaaaaagcaaactttttttggaccatattttaaatttaattatacACAGGTTGACAAAAAAAAGGAAACGTATCACAAATAAAACTAACCATCAGATTTAACAAAAATACCTTCAAGTGGTACATGTAAGTGTTCGGTCGTTGGGAAATATTACAAATGTTCATTTCTGGAGTACTTCAACCGGACTATGGGTACAACATCTGTTAAAATGTCACTGCCAACTACAGAGCCATACAGCACTACAGTATATCAGTCGTCAAAGAGTCCTACGGTCAAGGTTTTAAAATTTTACCTTAAGAATCAAGTCCCCAGAGTTTTACagtcacattttaaaactttttatttcttcaaataaatgaagcagaacaaaaagaaaagaaaagaaaaagagctctCCATTAAAAGGCTGCTGTTTAGAAAGTTATCCTTCCTATGTCATACTTTTTAGTTCAAATTGCTATTAATATCATTGATAATATGGCCTGTATCTGGCTTGATCAGGATGGTGTGGTCCAGAAAGCTGAGCTTGAGAAGGCGGCCCTTGCattcgcggcggcggcggcggccctctTGGAGCCGGCCACATGCCTGGACTCATCCCCCCCGGCTGAGTGAACGGAGGGCTGAGAGTTCCTTGGTCTTCACTGAACTTTGGCAAAGCGTTAGGGTTGtagtgatggggagggggagcgTTTACATTGACAGGCGGGCCGCCGTGCTGAGGAGGGGGCGGTCCCGGCGGAGGATGATTCATATATGGTGGCAGCTGGGCAATGATGTGTCCAGGGGGAGGGGTGATGGGTGGGGGAGCAGAGGTCATTGGAGGAGGCGGAGCTTGGCTATACACCAGGTGGGGAGTGCCTCCTGCCTGGGGAGGGTGCTGCATTGGATGGCTTATCgggggcggcgggggagggggaggggcgtaGTGCTGCTGAGGCGGCATgatgtggtgggggtgggagaccACTTGCTGGCCCTGGTATTCGGGGTGGTGGTGAGCAGGTGTCGGGGCCGGTGGCGGTGGTTCTCGAGCACCGGAATTCGAATCGTCTTGGATAGGGACCGTGATAAGGTTGCTGTGTTTCCTTGTGGAGATGCGGAACGTGTCTTGGCTGACCGGGcgaggggggggaggagccatGGACATCTCCGCCGGGGAGGCACGGATGTCTTCGTGGGGCTGGTTGTAATGCTCGTGAGAGACGTGCTGCAACGGAGACGGCATCAGGATGTGCTGCTTTGGTGGGATGTGGCTCAGGTGATGCTTATCAGGCGGCATGATGAACCGCTCCGGGATTTCGGCAGGAGGAGGGGCGATGGGAGGGTGGACAGGTTCCAGTGGGGGCCGCGCAACTGGTTTGCCAGCTCTCATGTGACGGTGGTTGATGTGAGCCTGCAAGTCCCTCTGGGATAAGTATGTTCTCTTGCAACCTTGCACAATGCTACACATGAAGAGAGACCCCCGGACACACTGCTCAATTCGCTGCACAGATTCGTTACAGCTATAtcggggagggggaagaaacaagAAAGTGGTTAGCAGACATTACTACAAgttaggaataataggaataggaataatttattattggccaagtacatttttgcaacatacttggaatttgtttcagctacattgcaatgtaaacatacagacactgttcctctcacaatacaaagaagcaaagaaaccccacccatattttacctccccttaagctatacaactaggaatttaacaatttaatggcacaagggaaaaaactattcttgtgcctggccgattttgtatatgaagtcctgtagcgacgtccagatggaagtaaatcaagcagatgatgaccgggatgtaaaggatctgctacaattctctctgctctcttcctaactcgggtagcataaattgtctctattgaaggcaagctagcaccattAAGTTAAGTTAATTATTAAGTTGTACAAGTTAATAAACAAACAATCATCGGGGGAGGGGACGGACAAGATTAGCTGATTCGTATTATAATAGCTTATTTATGGGATAATATTCTGAACACAATCTTCTTCCATTAATATCAATTTAAAATTTCTGGCAGGGATAGCGCCCTTGATAAGAAAGAAAGCACACTGAATTTTGCAAAAGTTTAGAACCAACGTGCCTTAAATTTGTTGCAGACTACTGTGTTGCCTATCTAATATAATTGCTGAATACAACCCCTTTTGTCATGGGCAACTACAGATCATGTCCAATTTACCAGTATCTTCCTTCCTCTCATCCTCAGTAAAGAGCTGAGTTACATGTTACCTCTTAGTAAGGGAACACACGGAGTAAAGTCGCATACAACTGATCACCAGAAAAAAGGAACAGTGTATTTCCCCAACTCACAAAAACACGTTCATCAGTTTAACTTACCCTGGGCACATCTTGTCACCTTTTTTCTCATGTAAAATAGCACAATCATAGCAGAAAACATGCTTGCAGGGTATCTAAAAAACCAGGAAAGAAAACCGCATGAGCAAATCAATGCTTTGCAAACTCTTCACTTTTAAACAGGATACCATCAAACGCTCAGAATAGATTCTTACCCAGCTACCAGGACTGTAAGATGTTTTGCACACTAATAAGCAAAGAACAGCAAGAACACTCCAAAGCATGTTGCTGAAAATAAAATTCTTACATTTAAAATGTCCACGAAGCTGCAGAGAAATTAAGATACCTAATGGTGCTGTATTTCATACATTTCCTTATTATGCAGGCTTCCCTTTCCATCTGCTGGACACTCTTGGGTTCTGCAAGTGTCTCCCAATTAAAATACATAACCATAATGGTTAGAATCTGGATTGTTCCATGTACAAATGGATTACAAACTAAAACATCCAATATCCAGTACTAGGACTTAATTTTAACAACCCAGTTCTGAGAGCAATGTGAGCTTCTTCAAAGCTAATGACAAACTTAGCACTCTATGGTTGGAAGAAACTGTCCACACCTAAACTACAATCCAAAAACCTGATAtgtaggttcaaatccccactcaaccatgaaactcTCTAGTCACTAGatcccttgggctagtcactatctctcagcctaacctaccttgcagttCTTGTGAGAATAAAACAGAGTGGTAAGGAATAATGTATTCCAGCTTGAAttccttagaggaaaggcaggatacaaatggaaTACAAAATAATAGCCAAACGAAACCAACAACAATTcgacattttattattattattactattattattattattattattattattattattatttgtaccccgcccatctggcagttGCAAAACTGGAAGAGCTTTCacaaaaaagcaaactgaaatTATATATAGGTCAGTGTTTTGGAAAACACACTATTGAAAAAGAAcatcaaaatgtttttttccatGCTATCTTTCAATGCACACCAtatcaaatttaatttaaaagggCTCTGCATGATACAGAAGCAAGAGTGATTTTACAGCTCATCAGACAGGTGACTCTCAACTTACGCTGTGATTACATTCTAGGGATAGCATCTACAGCCAAAATCACGTACAGTATAGTCCAAACACACTGGCttcaatggcgggtgggattgTCAAAGATTCCCCCCTGCCCGATTGTCTGCccctttgcatattttaaaaaattaaccaagcacataaagctgaatgcacataaGTTAAATGAGCATATATGCTAAGTTAGCTGCATTGAGAAGACATGGCTACCTGTATCACATAGCTGTATGATTGTTTTGAGCTGATCAATATAGTTCTGCTTACCATGCGTCCATACATTTTGATTGGTAGCCCACACTTGTCACAGAAATGGACTGGGGTATCATCCTTTTCTCCTAGTAAATTTATCTGTCAAAACGGCAAGCATCATATTTTATCAGCTGATTATCACAATACACTGGCCTATTTTAAATGCACAGAAATCTACAAAAATCCTGGGTATGTTTTTCTGGAAGGCATgaggccccctcccccctcccttcccgtAACTTTTGTGAACAGGACTAAAATTTCTATTCAGTTGTATTAAGTAATAGCAACAGGTTAGGCACTATAcagtattacaaaaaaaaaaaccaagatacCCAACTCctgtttaaaacaacattttgaCTTTATAGTTTTTAAATTAGAATGTATTTCAGAACTACGGAGTCAATTAGTGAACCTTGAAGTCCCAGAAGAGATGTCCGGGAAATCTTCTTTGATTACTAAACACATCACCACCTTTGCATTCATATCGTTCTTCTTCGTTGTAGTCAAATTCTTCTGTGGGGGAACAAACCAAAAATTTAGATCAACCTTGCTGGTAACTGgttgtgggtggtttttttttttagctacaCTCACACCGACACATGATGCCATTTTGTCATATGCTGAAAGGTTTAGGGCAGATAAAGTACATCAGACGGCACATAGTCAAGCTATGGCTCTcgttcccccaggaggcagtgatggccaccaaggtgaatggttttaaaaagaggattagacaatttcaCAGAGAAGAGGACTATCAATGGCCTctagccatgttggctatcctACACCTCCACCAtaggaggcaggaatgcttctgaataccagttgctggaaaccacatgaaGAGAGGATGCTCTTGGGCTCGTGTTTTGCTCCCAGGTTTCCTGCAGACATCTGTTTGgccagtgagaacaggatactggactagacaggcctttggtctgatccagaaggtttttctttttgttgggATGGGTACAACAGATCGGATAATGACAAGCAAGCAGGGTGAATAAAAatcaatggatttttttaaagcaattttttaaatttaaagcattttttaaaaaaaatttaaattggatttttacgataaaatgcttttggagggaaaatccttctaaagatagttttctatttaagttacattatagtccaaatgcCATTCATcaagaaataaggatttgtttaaagtttttcatgtgtgctaaaactcagtctaggtttgtttaattgtttaaccacatcagtcaacaaacatggatgcatatgctataatgttactgttttagttaaatgaattgtttaaattgttattaaggaaatgattatttttctccttccaataaagcacagcagaaaagttgtccaaatataaacagttaaacttattaaacctcacgaTAATTTCACAATAATCTATGTGTTTCTAATAGTACaaacaaatcagtaatttttgatataactgtaaaaactactctgaaaatttattattccaaaaatgaaaccttcatatgtttgtaaatattaagattatatgAGCAAGAATGagtttttctgtaaaaaaatgatttaaatcaagtcttactgactagtgatttgaATCATGATTTAAATAGAATTGTGCCCCATGGACCTTCAGCTTCTCTTTTGCAAACCGCCAATTCTTAAATACCTTTTACAAATGGCAAAAGCTGCTAAAGCCTTTTGGAATTATGATACAGCTTCTCTCATCAGTTTACCTTCTTCACCAGCCTTTGATGGCAACCTATTCATACTTCTCGCAGGACGAGGTGGTGTAGGTTTAGCTTTGTTTGTCTGCTTGGAAATTAGCTTTATAGGGATGCGTCGGCGAACATCAAGACCTCCCAATGATCCGGAACTATTTGTACCTTGCAAATCATTGtctatgtaaaaaaaagaaatcaaagataTGTGTCTGTTTTGATTTATCCAAATGCTGAAAAGAATTTTTACCCCTTCAAAGTTGACCCAATATTCACAGATGAGCACAGTTTTCAAAGAGT is from Lacerta agilis isolate rLacAgi1 chromosome 10, rLacAgi1.pri, whole genome shotgun sequence and encodes:
- the CBLL1 gene encoding E3 ubiquitin-protein ligase Hakai isoform X2; protein product: MDHNDNDLQGTNSSGSLGGLDVRRRIPIKLISKQTNKAKPTPPRPARSMNRLPSKAGEEEFDYNEEERYECKGGDVFSNQRRFPGHLFWDFKINLLGEKDDTPVHFCDKCGLPIKMYGRMIPCKHVFCYDCAILHEKKGDKMCPGCNESVQRIEQCVRGSLFMCSIVQGCKRTYLSQRDLQAHINHRHMRAGKPVARPPLEPVHPPIAPPPAEIPERFIMPPDKHHLSHIPPKQHILMPSPLQHVSHEHYNQPHEDIRASPAEMSMAPPPPRPVSQDTFRISTRKHSNLITVPIQDDSNSGAREPPPPAPTPAHHHPEYQGQQVVSHPHHIMPPQQHYAPPPPPPPPISHPMQHPPQAGGTPHLVYSQAPPPPMTSAPPPITPPPGHIIAQLPPYMNHPPPGPPPPQHGGPPVNVNAPPPHHYNPNALPKFSEDQGTLSPPFTQPGGMSPGMWPAPRGPPPPPRMQGPPSQAQLSGPHHPDQARYRPYYQ
- the CBLL1 gene encoding E3 ubiquitin-protein ligase Hakai isoform X1, yielding MDHNDNDLQGTNSSGSLGGLDVRRRIPIKLISKQTNKAKPTPPRPARSMNRLPSKAGEEEEFDYNEEERYECKGGDVFSNQRRFPGHLFWDFKINLLGEKDDTPVHFCDKCGLPIKMYGRMIPCKHVFCYDCAILHEKKGDKMCPGCNESVQRIEQCVRGSLFMCSIVQGCKRTYLSQRDLQAHINHRHMRAGKPVARPPLEPVHPPIAPPPAEIPERFIMPPDKHHLSHIPPKQHILMPSPLQHVSHEHYNQPHEDIRASPAEMSMAPPPPRPVSQDTFRISTRKHSNLITVPIQDDSNSGAREPPPPAPTPAHHHPEYQGQQVVSHPHHIMPPQQHYAPPPPPPPPISHPMQHPPQAGGTPHLVYSQAPPPPMTSAPPPITPPPGHIIAQLPPYMNHPPPGPPPPQHGGPPVNVNAPPPHHYNPNALPKFSEDQGTLSPPFTQPGGMSPGMWPAPRGPPPPPRMQGPPSQAQLSGPHHPDQARYRPYYQ